In Vanacampus margaritifer isolate UIUO_Vmar chromosome 9, RoL_Vmar_1.0, whole genome shotgun sequence, the following proteins share a genomic window:
- the adam15 gene encoding disintegrin and metalloproteinase domain-containing protein 12 isoform X8, with protein sequence MRQLLASLLLLLVGASGTFTDARTLNATPPPRRDPAGDTGWQRPLLERTQPFVLLGGQRRSLKEALQDGHPDHLQCGLKVRGQVLVLELQKNRDLLPKAPNVFFYLPNGTGVSLTDEPVTHCYYHGNVRGFPSSRVAISTCSGLRGVVAVNASLSFELQPRELRPIGGIEEEAGGGGDHLIFSAAHPPDPAAGGCGSRRGPAHTRDRNVAHVQHRSKRDVLSETKYIELVLVADHQEFLNYQKNNKTIIYRMLDVANQVDWYYRPLKMRVALTGLEVWSDGDKIRVEKNPSVTLNNFLLWRTRELLPRLRHDNAQLVMGSALDGTTVGMAAQASMCSRDRSGGVNVDHLVSVLGVASTVAHELGHNLGMSHDSRQRRCHCANQPRMGGCIMEPSTGFLPGQQFSSCSASDLSLSLLRGGGMCLFNVPSPERLLGGPRCGNLYVEAGEECDCGTLEECRDPCCDASTCRLRPGARCSSDGVCCQDCQLREAGSVCREPIGECDLPEFCTGSSPSCPPNVYVQNGEPCEDGAAYCYDGACASMRAQCRALWGPNASAAPAVCFSSVNKQGNKYGNCGQLVNGSYVGCAPNDVQCGRLQCQGGLERPLLGTDAEILTTTVRFDLRDLVCRGTVFHLGDDVSDPASVAQGTACAPGKACLEYQCRDVSVLGVDECRRKCNGHGVCNSNHNCHCRAGWAPPECVYTGHGGSVDSGPAHAAAESNPVLVALLVLFLFILPALLLFLALRFPGVRRVCCALGVGKLFPKSSHNRTPATERSSDRNVDQVRPLRFAANSSSSSAAPETPPLKEVGGAKEVSLELKPAVARKPSAFLPPRRGGPAASTSRGDGRPPPRPAIPPRPEPR encoded by the exons GACGGCCACCCCGATCATCTGCAGTGCGGCCTGAAGGTCCGAGGCCAGGTCCTGGTCCTGGAGCTGCAGAAGAACCG CGACCTCCTGCCCAAAGCGCCCAACGTCTTCTTCTACCTGCCCAACGGCACGGGAGTGTCCCTGACGGACGAGCCTGTG ACGCATTGCTATTACCACGGCAACGTAAGAGGCTTCCCGAGCTCCAGGGTGGCGATCAGCACCTGCTCAGGACTCCG TGGCGTCGTCGCCGTCAACGCGTCCTTGAGCTTTGAGCTTCAGCCGCGAGAGCTCCGCCCCATCGGAGGAATTGAAGAAGAGGCGGGGGGGGGTGGGGACCACCTGATCTTCTCAGCCGCTCACCCGCCGGACCCTGCTGCCGGGGGCTGCGGAAGTCGGCGCGGACCCGCACACACGCGTGACCGCAACGTCGCACATGTGCAACACAGG agCAAGAGGGACGTCCTATCTGAGACCAAATATATCGAGCTGGTTCTGGTGGCGGACCACCAGGAG TTCTTGAACTACCAGAAGAACAACAAGACCATCATCTACCGCATGCTGGACGTGGCCAATCAGGTGGACTGG TATTACCGGCCTCTGAAGATGCGCGTGGCGCTGACGGGTTTGGAGGTGTGGAGCGACGGCGACAAGATCCGCGTGGAGAAGAACCCCAGCGTCACGCTCAACAACTTCCTGCTTTGGCGGACCAGGGAGCTCCTGCCGCGCCTTCGCCACGACAATGCTCAGCTCGTCAT GGGCAGCGCCTTGGACGGCACGACGGTGGGCATGGCGGCGCAGGCGTCCATGTGCTCCAGAGACCGCTCAGGAGGCGTCAACGTG GACCACCTGGTGAGCGTCCTGGGCGTGGCGTCCACGGTGGCTCACGAGCTGGGACACAACCTGGGGATGAGCCACGACAGCCGCCAGCGCCGATGCCACTGCGCCAACCAGCCCCGCATGGGCGGCTGCATCATGGAGCCCTCCACCGG GTTCCTGCCGGGTCAGCAGTTCAGCAGCTGCAGCGCGTCCGACCTGTCGCTCAGTCTGCTGCGGGGGGGCGGCATGTGCCTGTTCAACGTGCCGTCGCCCGAGCGCCTGCTGGGCGGGCCCCGCTGCGGCAACCTCTACGTGGAGGCCGGCGAGGAGTGCGACTGCGGCACGCTGGAG GAGTGCCGCGACCCCTGCTGCGACGCGTCCACCTGTCGGCTGCGGCCCGGGGCCCGCTGCTCGTCGGACGGCGTCTGCTGCCAAGACTGCCAG CTGCGGGAGGCGGGCTCCGTGTGCCGGGAGCCCATCGGCGAGTGCGACCTGCCCGAGTTCTGCACGGGCTCCTCCCCTTCCTGCCCGCCCAACGTCTACGTGCAGAACGGCGAGCCCTGCGAGGATGGCGCCGCCTACTGCTACGACGGCGCCTGCGCCAGCATGCGCGCTCAGTGCCGGGCGCTTTGGGGACCCA ACGCCAGCGCTGCGCCGGCCGTCTGCTTTTCTTCCGTCAACAAGCAAGGGAACAAATACGGAAACTGTGGCCAGCTGGTCAACGGGTCCTACGTGGGCTGCGCACCcaa CGACGTGCAGTGCGGTAGGCTCCAGTGCCAGGGCGGCCTGGAGCGCCCTCTGCTGGGCACCGACGCCGAGATCCTGACCACCACCGTGCGCTTTGACCTCCGCGACCTGGTGTGCCGCGGGACCGTCTTCCACCTGGGGGACGACGTGTCCGACCCCGCCTCCGTGGCTCAGGGCACCGCCTGCGCGCCCGGGAAG GCCTGCTTGGAGTACCAGTGCCGGGACGTGTCCGTCTTGGGCGTGGACGAGTGCCGCCGGAAGTGCAACGGTCACGGC GTCTGCAACAGCAACCACAACTGTCACTGCCGAGCCGGGTGGGCGCCGCCCGAATGCGTCTACACCGGCCATGGCGGCAGCGTGGACAGCGGACCTGCGCACGCCGCTGCCG AGTCCAATCCGGTCCTGGTGGCCCTGCTGgtcctcttcctcttcatcctGCCGGCACTGCTCCTCTTCCTCGCTCTTCGCTTCCCTGGCGTCCGTCGCGTGTGTTGCGCTTTGGGAGTCGGCAAACTCTTTCCCAAGTCCTCACACAACCG GACTCCGGCAACAGAGCGCAGTTCAGACCGCAACGTGGATCAAGTTCGTCCATTGAGGTTTGCCGCCaactcgtcgtcgtcgtccgccGCCCCCGAGACTCCGCCTCTCAAGGAGGTAGGCGGGGCAAAAGAG GTTTCACTTGAGCTCAAGCCAGCAGTGGCCAGAAAGCCGTCGGCGTTCCTTCCGCCCCGCCGCGGCGGGCCCGCCGCGTCTACCAG cCGCGGCGACGGTCGTCCTCCACCGCGTCCCGCCATTCCGCCCAGGCCGGAGCCACGGTGA
- the adam15 gene encoding disintegrin and metalloproteinase domain-containing protein 12 isoform X7: MRQLLASLLLLLVGASGTFTDARTLNATPPPRRDPAGDTGWQRPLLERTQPFVLLGGQRRSLKEALQDGHPDHLQCGLKVRGQVLVLELQKNRDLLPKAPNVFFYLPNGTGVSLTDEPVTHCYYHGNVRGFPSSRVAISTCSGLRGVVAVNASLSFELQPRELRPIGGIEEEAGGGGDHLIFSAAHPPDPAAGGCGSRRGPAHTRDRNVAHVQHRSKRDVLSETKYIELVLVADHQEFLNYQKNNKTIIYRMLDVANQVDWYYRPLKMRVALTGLEVWSDGDKIRVEKNPSVTLNNFLLWRTRELLPRLRHDNAQLVMGSALDGTTVGMAAQASMCSRDRSGGVNVDHLVSVLGVASTVAHELGHNLGMSHDSRQRRCHCANQPRMGGCIMEPSTGFLPGQQFSSCSASDLSLSLLRGGGMCLFNVPSPERLLGGPRCGNLYVEAGEECDCGTLEECRDPCCDASTCRLRPGARCSSDGVCCQDCQLREAGSVCREPIGECDLPEFCTGSSPSCPPNVYVQNGEPCEDGAAYCYDGACASMRAQCRALWGPNASAAPAVCFSSVNKQGNKYGNCGQLVNGSYVGCAPNDVQCGRLQCQGGLERPLLGTDAEILTTTVRFDLRDLVCRGTVFHLGDDVSDPASVAQGTACAPGKACLEYQCRDVSVLGVDECRRKCNGHGVCNSNHNCHCRAGWAPPECVYTGHGGSVDSGPAHAAAESNPVLVALLVLFLFILPALLLFLALRFPGVRRVCCALGVGKLFPKSSHNRTPATERSSDRNVDQVRPLRFAANSSSSSAAPETPPLKELLASRPAPPTKPLPPDPVSPGQVSLELKPAVARKPSAFLPPRRGGPAASTSRGDGRPPPRPAIPPRPEPR, from the exons GACGGCCACCCCGATCATCTGCAGTGCGGCCTGAAGGTCCGAGGCCAGGTCCTGGTCCTGGAGCTGCAGAAGAACCG CGACCTCCTGCCCAAAGCGCCCAACGTCTTCTTCTACCTGCCCAACGGCACGGGAGTGTCCCTGACGGACGAGCCTGTG ACGCATTGCTATTACCACGGCAACGTAAGAGGCTTCCCGAGCTCCAGGGTGGCGATCAGCACCTGCTCAGGACTCCG TGGCGTCGTCGCCGTCAACGCGTCCTTGAGCTTTGAGCTTCAGCCGCGAGAGCTCCGCCCCATCGGAGGAATTGAAGAAGAGGCGGGGGGGGGTGGGGACCACCTGATCTTCTCAGCCGCTCACCCGCCGGACCCTGCTGCCGGGGGCTGCGGAAGTCGGCGCGGACCCGCACACACGCGTGACCGCAACGTCGCACATGTGCAACACAGG agCAAGAGGGACGTCCTATCTGAGACCAAATATATCGAGCTGGTTCTGGTGGCGGACCACCAGGAG TTCTTGAACTACCAGAAGAACAACAAGACCATCATCTACCGCATGCTGGACGTGGCCAATCAGGTGGACTGG TATTACCGGCCTCTGAAGATGCGCGTGGCGCTGACGGGTTTGGAGGTGTGGAGCGACGGCGACAAGATCCGCGTGGAGAAGAACCCCAGCGTCACGCTCAACAACTTCCTGCTTTGGCGGACCAGGGAGCTCCTGCCGCGCCTTCGCCACGACAATGCTCAGCTCGTCAT GGGCAGCGCCTTGGACGGCACGACGGTGGGCATGGCGGCGCAGGCGTCCATGTGCTCCAGAGACCGCTCAGGAGGCGTCAACGTG GACCACCTGGTGAGCGTCCTGGGCGTGGCGTCCACGGTGGCTCACGAGCTGGGACACAACCTGGGGATGAGCCACGACAGCCGCCAGCGCCGATGCCACTGCGCCAACCAGCCCCGCATGGGCGGCTGCATCATGGAGCCCTCCACCGG GTTCCTGCCGGGTCAGCAGTTCAGCAGCTGCAGCGCGTCCGACCTGTCGCTCAGTCTGCTGCGGGGGGGCGGCATGTGCCTGTTCAACGTGCCGTCGCCCGAGCGCCTGCTGGGCGGGCCCCGCTGCGGCAACCTCTACGTGGAGGCCGGCGAGGAGTGCGACTGCGGCACGCTGGAG GAGTGCCGCGACCCCTGCTGCGACGCGTCCACCTGTCGGCTGCGGCCCGGGGCCCGCTGCTCGTCGGACGGCGTCTGCTGCCAAGACTGCCAG CTGCGGGAGGCGGGCTCCGTGTGCCGGGAGCCCATCGGCGAGTGCGACCTGCCCGAGTTCTGCACGGGCTCCTCCCCTTCCTGCCCGCCCAACGTCTACGTGCAGAACGGCGAGCCCTGCGAGGATGGCGCCGCCTACTGCTACGACGGCGCCTGCGCCAGCATGCGCGCTCAGTGCCGGGCGCTTTGGGGACCCA ACGCCAGCGCTGCGCCGGCCGTCTGCTTTTCTTCCGTCAACAAGCAAGGGAACAAATACGGAAACTGTGGCCAGCTGGTCAACGGGTCCTACGTGGGCTGCGCACCcaa CGACGTGCAGTGCGGTAGGCTCCAGTGCCAGGGCGGCCTGGAGCGCCCTCTGCTGGGCACCGACGCCGAGATCCTGACCACCACCGTGCGCTTTGACCTCCGCGACCTGGTGTGCCGCGGGACCGTCTTCCACCTGGGGGACGACGTGTCCGACCCCGCCTCCGTGGCTCAGGGCACCGCCTGCGCGCCCGGGAAG GCCTGCTTGGAGTACCAGTGCCGGGACGTGTCCGTCTTGGGCGTGGACGAGTGCCGCCGGAAGTGCAACGGTCACGGC GTCTGCAACAGCAACCACAACTGTCACTGCCGAGCCGGGTGGGCGCCGCCCGAATGCGTCTACACCGGCCATGGCGGCAGCGTGGACAGCGGACCTGCGCACGCCGCTGCCG AGTCCAATCCGGTCCTGGTGGCCCTGCTGgtcctcttcctcttcatcctGCCGGCACTGCTCCTCTTCCTCGCTCTTCGCTTCCCTGGCGTCCGTCGCGTGTGTTGCGCTTTGGGAGTCGGCAAACTCTTTCCCAAGTCCTCACACAACCG GACTCCGGCAACAGAGCGCAGTTCAGACCGCAACGTGGATCAAGTTCGTCCATTGAGGTTTGCCGCCaactcgtcgtcgtcgtccgccGCCCCCGAGACTCCGCCTCTCAAGGAG CTGCTAGCGAGTCGACCGGCTCCGCCCACTAAGCCCCTCCCCCCTGACCCCGTCTCACCCGGTCAG GTTTCACTTGAGCTCAAGCCAGCAGTGGCCAGAAAGCCGTCGGCGTTCCTTCCGCCCCGCCGCGGCGGGCCCGCCGCGTCTACCAG cCGCGGCGACGGTCGTCCTCCACCGCGTCCCGCCATTCCGCCCAGGCCGGAGCCACGGTGA
- the adam15 gene encoding disintegrin and metalloproteinase domain-containing protein 12 isoform X4 — protein sequence MRQLLASLLLLLVGASGTFTDARTLNATPPPRRDPAGDTGWQRPLLERTQPFVLLGGQRRSLKEALQDGHPDHLQCGLKVRGQVLVLELQKNRDLLPKAPNVFFYLPNGTGVSLTDEPVTHCYYHGNVRGFPSSRVAISTCSGLRGVVAVNASLSFELQPRELRPIGGIEEEAGGGGDHLIFSAAHPPDPAAGGCGSRRGPAHTRDRNVAHVQHRSKRDVLSETKYIELVLVADHQEFLNYQKNNKTIIYRMLDVANQVDWYYRPLKMRVALTGLEVWSDGDKIRVEKNPSVTLNNFLLWRTRELLPRLRHDNAQLVMGSALDGTTVGMAAQASMCSRDRSGGVNVDHLVSVLGVASTVAHELGHNLGMSHDSRQRRCHCANQPRMGGCIMEPSTGFLPGQQFSSCSASDLSLSLLRGGGMCLFNVPSPERLLGGPRCGNLYVEAGEECDCGTLEECRDPCCDASTCRLRPGARCSSDGVCCQDCQLREAGSVCREPIGECDLPEFCTGSSPSCPPNVYVQNGEPCEDGAAYCYDGACASMRAQCRALWGPNASAAPAVCFSSVNKQGNKYGNCGQLVNGSYVGCAPNDVQCGRLQCQGGLERPLLGTDAEILTTTVRFDLRDLVCRGTVFHLGDDVSDPASVAQGTACAPGKACLEYQCRDVSVLGVDECRRKCNGHGVCNSNHNCHCRAGWAPPECVYTGHGGSVDSGPAHAAAESNPVLVALLVLFLFILPALLLFLALRFPGVRRVCCALGVGKLFPKSSHNRTPATERSSDRNVDQVRPLRFAANSSSSSAAPETPPLKERSECRPAPPTRPLPPAPPARGVQLLASRPAPPTKPLPPDPVSPGQVSLELKPAVARKPSAFLPPRRGGPAASTSRGDGRPPPRPAIPPRPEPR from the exons GACGGCCACCCCGATCATCTGCAGTGCGGCCTGAAGGTCCGAGGCCAGGTCCTGGTCCTGGAGCTGCAGAAGAACCG CGACCTCCTGCCCAAAGCGCCCAACGTCTTCTTCTACCTGCCCAACGGCACGGGAGTGTCCCTGACGGACGAGCCTGTG ACGCATTGCTATTACCACGGCAACGTAAGAGGCTTCCCGAGCTCCAGGGTGGCGATCAGCACCTGCTCAGGACTCCG TGGCGTCGTCGCCGTCAACGCGTCCTTGAGCTTTGAGCTTCAGCCGCGAGAGCTCCGCCCCATCGGAGGAATTGAAGAAGAGGCGGGGGGGGGTGGGGACCACCTGATCTTCTCAGCCGCTCACCCGCCGGACCCTGCTGCCGGGGGCTGCGGAAGTCGGCGCGGACCCGCACACACGCGTGACCGCAACGTCGCACATGTGCAACACAGG agCAAGAGGGACGTCCTATCTGAGACCAAATATATCGAGCTGGTTCTGGTGGCGGACCACCAGGAG TTCTTGAACTACCAGAAGAACAACAAGACCATCATCTACCGCATGCTGGACGTGGCCAATCAGGTGGACTGG TATTACCGGCCTCTGAAGATGCGCGTGGCGCTGACGGGTTTGGAGGTGTGGAGCGACGGCGACAAGATCCGCGTGGAGAAGAACCCCAGCGTCACGCTCAACAACTTCCTGCTTTGGCGGACCAGGGAGCTCCTGCCGCGCCTTCGCCACGACAATGCTCAGCTCGTCAT GGGCAGCGCCTTGGACGGCACGACGGTGGGCATGGCGGCGCAGGCGTCCATGTGCTCCAGAGACCGCTCAGGAGGCGTCAACGTG GACCACCTGGTGAGCGTCCTGGGCGTGGCGTCCACGGTGGCTCACGAGCTGGGACACAACCTGGGGATGAGCCACGACAGCCGCCAGCGCCGATGCCACTGCGCCAACCAGCCCCGCATGGGCGGCTGCATCATGGAGCCCTCCACCGG GTTCCTGCCGGGTCAGCAGTTCAGCAGCTGCAGCGCGTCCGACCTGTCGCTCAGTCTGCTGCGGGGGGGCGGCATGTGCCTGTTCAACGTGCCGTCGCCCGAGCGCCTGCTGGGCGGGCCCCGCTGCGGCAACCTCTACGTGGAGGCCGGCGAGGAGTGCGACTGCGGCACGCTGGAG GAGTGCCGCGACCCCTGCTGCGACGCGTCCACCTGTCGGCTGCGGCCCGGGGCCCGCTGCTCGTCGGACGGCGTCTGCTGCCAAGACTGCCAG CTGCGGGAGGCGGGCTCCGTGTGCCGGGAGCCCATCGGCGAGTGCGACCTGCCCGAGTTCTGCACGGGCTCCTCCCCTTCCTGCCCGCCCAACGTCTACGTGCAGAACGGCGAGCCCTGCGAGGATGGCGCCGCCTACTGCTACGACGGCGCCTGCGCCAGCATGCGCGCTCAGTGCCGGGCGCTTTGGGGACCCA ACGCCAGCGCTGCGCCGGCCGTCTGCTTTTCTTCCGTCAACAAGCAAGGGAACAAATACGGAAACTGTGGCCAGCTGGTCAACGGGTCCTACGTGGGCTGCGCACCcaa CGACGTGCAGTGCGGTAGGCTCCAGTGCCAGGGCGGCCTGGAGCGCCCTCTGCTGGGCACCGACGCCGAGATCCTGACCACCACCGTGCGCTTTGACCTCCGCGACCTGGTGTGCCGCGGGACCGTCTTCCACCTGGGGGACGACGTGTCCGACCCCGCCTCCGTGGCTCAGGGCACCGCCTGCGCGCCCGGGAAG GCCTGCTTGGAGTACCAGTGCCGGGACGTGTCCGTCTTGGGCGTGGACGAGTGCCGCCGGAAGTGCAACGGTCACGGC GTCTGCAACAGCAACCACAACTGTCACTGCCGAGCCGGGTGGGCGCCGCCCGAATGCGTCTACACCGGCCATGGCGGCAGCGTGGACAGCGGACCTGCGCACGCCGCTGCCG AGTCCAATCCGGTCCTGGTGGCCCTGCTGgtcctcttcctcttcatcctGCCGGCACTGCTCCTCTTCCTCGCTCTTCGCTTCCCTGGCGTCCGTCGCGTGTGTTGCGCTTTGGGAGTCGGCAAACTCTTTCCCAAGTCCTCACACAACCG GACTCCGGCAACAGAGCGCAGTTCAGACCGCAACGTGGATCAAGTTCGTCCATTGAGGTTTGCCGCCaactcgtcgtcgtcgtccgccGCCCCCGAGACTCCGCCTCTCAAGGAG CGTTCCGAGTGTCGTCCGGCTCCGCCCACCAGGCCTCTTCCGCCCGCCCCGCCCGCCAGAGGCGTTCAG CTGCTAGCGAGTCGACCGGCTCCGCCCACTAAGCCCCTCCCCCCTGACCCCGTCTCACCCGGTCAG GTTTCACTTGAGCTCAAGCCAGCAGTGGCCAGAAAGCCGTCGGCGTTCCTTCCGCCCCGCCGCGGCGGGCCCGCCGCGTCTACCAG cCGCGGCGACGGTCGTCCTCCACCGCGTCCCGCCATTCCGCCCAGGCCGGAGCCACGGTGA
- the adam15 gene encoding disintegrin and metalloproteinase domain-containing protein 12 isoform X6 — protein MRQLLASLLLLLVGASGTFTDARTLNATPPPRRDPAGDTGWQRPLLERTQPFVLLGGQRRSLKEALQDGHPDHLQCGLKVRGQVLVLELQKNRDLLPKAPNVFFYLPNGTGVSLTDEPVTHCYYHGNVRGFPSSRVAISTCSGLRGVVAVNASLSFELQPRELRPIGGIEEEAGGGGDHLIFSAAHPPDPAAGGCGSRRGPAHTRDRNVAHVQHRSKRDVLSETKYIELVLVADHQEFLNYQKNNKTIIYRMLDVANQVDWYYRPLKMRVALTGLEVWSDGDKIRVEKNPSVTLNNFLLWRTRELLPRLRHDNAQLVMGSALDGTTVGMAAQASMCSRDRSGGVNVDHLVSVLGVASTVAHELGHNLGMSHDSRQRRCHCANQPRMGGCIMEPSTGFLPGQQFSSCSASDLSLSLLRGGGMCLFNVPSPERLLGGPRCGNLYVEAGEECDCGTLEECRDPCCDASTCRLRPGARCSSDGVCCQDCQLREAGSVCREPIGECDLPEFCTGSSPSCPPNVYVQNGEPCEDGAAYCYDGACASMRAQCRALWGPNASAAPAVCFSSVNKQGNKYGNCGQLVNGSYVGCAPNDVQCGRLQCQGGLERPLLGTDAEILTTTVRFDLRDLVCRGTVFHLGDDVSDPASVAQGTACAPGKACLEYQCRDVSVLGVDECRRKCNGHGVCNSNHNCHCRAGWAPPECVYTGHGGSVDSGPAHAAAESNPVLVALLVLFLFILPALLLFLALRFPGVRRVCCALGVGKLFPKSSHNRTPATERSSDRNVDQVRPLRFAANSSSSSAAPETPPLKELADRPAPPTQPLPPAPLVKPPPQVSLELKPAVARKPSAFLPPRRGGPAASTSRGDGRPPPRPAIPPRPEPR, from the exons GACGGCCACCCCGATCATCTGCAGTGCGGCCTGAAGGTCCGAGGCCAGGTCCTGGTCCTGGAGCTGCAGAAGAACCG CGACCTCCTGCCCAAAGCGCCCAACGTCTTCTTCTACCTGCCCAACGGCACGGGAGTGTCCCTGACGGACGAGCCTGTG ACGCATTGCTATTACCACGGCAACGTAAGAGGCTTCCCGAGCTCCAGGGTGGCGATCAGCACCTGCTCAGGACTCCG TGGCGTCGTCGCCGTCAACGCGTCCTTGAGCTTTGAGCTTCAGCCGCGAGAGCTCCGCCCCATCGGAGGAATTGAAGAAGAGGCGGGGGGGGGTGGGGACCACCTGATCTTCTCAGCCGCTCACCCGCCGGACCCTGCTGCCGGGGGCTGCGGAAGTCGGCGCGGACCCGCACACACGCGTGACCGCAACGTCGCACATGTGCAACACAGG agCAAGAGGGACGTCCTATCTGAGACCAAATATATCGAGCTGGTTCTGGTGGCGGACCACCAGGAG TTCTTGAACTACCAGAAGAACAACAAGACCATCATCTACCGCATGCTGGACGTGGCCAATCAGGTGGACTGG TATTACCGGCCTCTGAAGATGCGCGTGGCGCTGACGGGTTTGGAGGTGTGGAGCGACGGCGACAAGATCCGCGTGGAGAAGAACCCCAGCGTCACGCTCAACAACTTCCTGCTTTGGCGGACCAGGGAGCTCCTGCCGCGCCTTCGCCACGACAATGCTCAGCTCGTCAT GGGCAGCGCCTTGGACGGCACGACGGTGGGCATGGCGGCGCAGGCGTCCATGTGCTCCAGAGACCGCTCAGGAGGCGTCAACGTG GACCACCTGGTGAGCGTCCTGGGCGTGGCGTCCACGGTGGCTCACGAGCTGGGACACAACCTGGGGATGAGCCACGACAGCCGCCAGCGCCGATGCCACTGCGCCAACCAGCCCCGCATGGGCGGCTGCATCATGGAGCCCTCCACCGG GTTCCTGCCGGGTCAGCAGTTCAGCAGCTGCAGCGCGTCCGACCTGTCGCTCAGTCTGCTGCGGGGGGGCGGCATGTGCCTGTTCAACGTGCCGTCGCCCGAGCGCCTGCTGGGCGGGCCCCGCTGCGGCAACCTCTACGTGGAGGCCGGCGAGGAGTGCGACTGCGGCACGCTGGAG GAGTGCCGCGACCCCTGCTGCGACGCGTCCACCTGTCGGCTGCGGCCCGGGGCCCGCTGCTCGTCGGACGGCGTCTGCTGCCAAGACTGCCAG CTGCGGGAGGCGGGCTCCGTGTGCCGGGAGCCCATCGGCGAGTGCGACCTGCCCGAGTTCTGCACGGGCTCCTCCCCTTCCTGCCCGCCCAACGTCTACGTGCAGAACGGCGAGCCCTGCGAGGATGGCGCCGCCTACTGCTACGACGGCGCCTGCGCCAGCATGCGCGCTCAGTGCCGGGCGCTTTGGGGACCCA ACGCCAGCGCTGCGCCGGCCGTCTGCTTTTCTTCCGTCAACAAGCAAGGGAACAAATACGGAAACTGTGGCCAGCTGGTCAACGGGTCCTACGTGGGCTGCGCACCcaa CGACGTGCAGTGCGGTAGGCTCCAGTGCCAGGGCGGCCTGGAGCGCCCTCTGCTGGGCACCGACGCCGAGATCCTGACCACCACCGTGCGCTTTGACCTCCGCGACCTGGTGTGCCGCGGGACCGTCTTCCACCTGGGGGACGACGTGTCCGACCCCGCCTCCGTGGCTCAGGGCACCGCCTGCGCGCCCGGGAAG GCCTGCTTGGAGTACCAGTGCCGGGACGTGTCCGTCTTGGGCGTGGACGAGTGCCGCCGGAAGTGCAACGGTCACGGC GTCTGCAACAGCAACCACAACTGTCACTGCCGAGCCGGGTGGGCGCCGCCCGAATGCGTCTACACCGGCCATGGCGGCAGCGTGGACAGCGGACCTGCGCACGCCGCTGCCG AGTCCAATCCGGTCCTGGTGGCCCTGCTGgtcctcttcctcttcatcctGCCGGCACTGCTCCTCTTCCTCGCTCTTCGCTTCCCTGGCGTCCGTCGCGTGTGTTGCGCTTTGGGAGTCGGCAAACTCTTTCCCAAGTCCTCACACAACCG GACTCCGGCAACAGAGCGCAGTTCAGACCGCAACGTGGATCAAGTTCGTCCATTGAGGTTTGCCGCCaactcgtcgtcgtcgtccgccGCCCCCGAGACTCCGCCTCTCAAGGAG CTTGCCGACAGGCCTGCTCCTCCCACTCAGCCACTCCCCCCCGCCCCTCTTGTAAAGCCGCCGCCGCAG GTTTCACTTGAGCTCAAGCCAGCAGTGGCCAGAAAGCCGTCGGCGTTCCTTCCGCCCCGCCGCGGCGGGCCCGCCGCGTCTACCAG cCGCGGCGACGGTCGTCCTCCACCGCGTCCCGCCATTCCGCCCAGGCCGGAGCCACGGTGA